A stretch of the Proteus sp. ZN5 genome encodes the following:
- a CDS encoding MFS transporter yields MNDNKMTPLERKATWGLGTVFSLRMLGMFMVLPVLTTYGLQLQHATESLIGLAIGIYGLTQAIFQIPFGIFSDKFGRKPMIVFGLIIFIIGSLIAALSDNIYGIIIGRALQGAGAISAAVMALLSDLTREQNRTKAMAFIGISFGITFALALVLGPILTHIFGLHGLFWGIALLAFGGIIITLFTVPNSEHHILNRESGFVRGSVKKVLFDAQLLKLNTGIFSLHTLLMAAFVALPLVMSSAGLAKEKHWIVYLVTMLIAFITVLPFIIYAEKKRKMKQVFLFCISLLIVAQAILIISGSSLWLIIAGIQVFFIGFNIMEALLPSLISKEAPAGYKGTAMGIYSTSQFLGVALGGILGGWLYQHYSAQIVFLGCLLIGLIWFFISLTLRQPSYVSSLRVELPESLSSSQQQQLQQLFKQQPGVNEVVIMADEQSAYIKVDTKQTPRATLEALIPLV; encoded by the coding sequence ATGAATGATAATAAAATGACCCCATTAGAGCGTAAAGCAACATGGGGACTAGGCACCGTTTTTTCTCTTCGCATGCTTGGCATGTTTATGGTACTCCCAGTTTTAACCACCTACGGGCTTCAACTACAACACGCAACAGAATCTCTCATTGGATTAGCCATCGGTATTTATGGATTAACACAAGCTATATTCCAAATTCCTTTTGGTATTTTCTCTGATAAATTTGGTCGAAAACCTATGATTGTTTTTGGCTTAATTATTTTTATTATAGGTAGTCTGATTGCGGCTCTCAGTGACAATATCTACGGCATTATTATTGGTAGAGCATTACAAGGAGCGGGAGCTATCTCAGCTGCAGTAATGGCTTTATTATCAGATTTAACACGAGAACAAAATAGAACAAAAGCAATGGCCTTTATTGGTATTAGCTTTGGGATAACATTCGCTTTAGCCTTAGTTTTAGGGCCTATTTTAACGCATATTTTTGGTTTACATGGCCTGTTTTGGGGAATTGCCCTACTCGCTTTTGGTGGCATTATTATTACGCTTTTTACTGTGCCAAATAGTGAACACCATATTCTTAATCGAGAGTCAGGTTTTGTTCGTGGTAGCGTAAAAAAAGTTTTATTTGATGCACAACTTCTTAAATTGAATACAGGTATTTTTTCACTACATACTTTATTAATGGCCGCATTTGTTGCACTTCCGCTGGTTATGAGTAGCGCAGGTTTAGCGAAAGAAAAACATTGGATTGTTTATCTAGTCACCATGCTTATTGCCTTTATTACTGTACTTCCTTTTATTATCTATGCAGAAAAAAAACGAAAAATGAAACAAGTTTTCTTATTCTGTATTTCCTTACTTATTGTTGCTCAAGCTATTTTGATTATTTCAGGCTCAAGCTTGTGGTTAATTATTGCGGGTATTCAAGTTTTCTTTATTGGATTTAATATTATGGAAGCACTTCTTCCTTCATTAATCAGTAAAGAAGCACCAGCAGGTTATAAAGGCACAGCAATGGGAATTTATTCCACCAGCCAATTTTTAGGTGTGGCATTAGGCGGAATATTAGGAGGATGGCTTTACCAGCATTATAGTGCGCAGATTGTATTTTTAGGCTGTTTATTGATTGGTCTTATTTGGTTTTTTATTAGCCTAACATTACGCCAACCCTCTTATGTCAGTAGTTTACGTGTTGAATTACCTGAAAGTTTATCTTCAAGCCAACAACAGCAACTACAACAATTATTTAAGCAACAACCTGGTGTCAATGAAGTTGTGATTATGGCGGACGAACAAAGTGCCTATATCAAGGTTGATACTAAACAGACGCCAAGAGCAACATTAGAGGCTCTGATCCCCTTAGTTTGA
- a CDS encoding cytochrome o ubiquinol oxidase subunit III has protein sequence MSTQTVNNTNAHEHHGHHDAGATKVFGFWIYLMSDLILFASLFATYAVLVNGIADGPSGKEIFSLPFVLVETFLLLFSSITFGFAMLSMNKGSVSQVNLWLFVTFLFGLGFVIMEVYEFHELIAEGYGPDRSAFLSAFFALVSTHGLHVTAGLIWIVIMMIQVSRRGLTEVNRTRLSCLSLFWHFLDVVWICVFTVVYLMGAM, from the coding sequence ATGTCTACTCAAACTGTAAATAACACAAACGCCCATGAGCATCATGGGCACCACGATGCAGGAGCGACGAAAGTTTTCGGCTTCTGGATCTACCTAATGAGCGACCTTATCCTGTTTGCCAGCTTATTTGCCACTTATGCGGTGCTTGTTAACGGGATTGCGGATGGCCCTTCAGGTAAAGAAATTTTTAGCTTACCGTTTGTTTTAGTTGAAACCTTCTTACTGCTATTTAGTAGTATCACTTTTGGTTTCGCTATGCTGAGCATGAATAAAGGTAGCGTTAGCCAAGTTAATCTGTGGTTATTTGTTACTTTCTTATTCGGCCTAGGTTTCGTCATCATGGAAGTTTACGAATTCCATGAGCTAATCGCAGAAGGTTATGGCCCAGATCGCAGTGCATTCTTATCTGCATTCTTTGCATTAGTTTCAACGCACGGTCTTCACGTAACGGCTGGCTTAATTTGGATTGTTATTATGATGATCCAAGTATCACGCCGTGGTTTAACTGAAGTTAACCGTACTCGTTTAAGCTGTTTAAGTCTGTTCTGGCACTTCCTTGACGTTGTCTGGATCTGTGTGTTCACCGTAGTTTATCTGATGGGAGCGATGTAA
- the panE gene encoding 2-dehydropantoate 2-reductase translates to MKITVLGCGSIGKLWVAALTLQSHEVQGWLRVPQPFLDVNVDNINGEPFYQRITANQLEWLKQSELLIVCLKSWQVSDAVNALLPYLSAQCPILLIHNGMGTADELTATKHPVIRPILQGIITHGAYQQGQDVIHTATGITHIGPLNHAAQQYSYLAEILHHALPDVAWHNDIHTISWLKLAVNCVINPLTVYYQCRNGDLLRYPEHIQKICDEVYLVMEREGVVPTSQAHLHGYIIDTIEQTANNYSSMYQDVRYQRHTEIDYITGYLLRRASEQGLVLPENNRLFQFIKQQEGNYDHISAHLPS, encoded by the coding sequence ATGAAAATTACCGTTTTAGGGTGTGGTTCGATTGGTAAACTTTGGGTTGCCGCTTTAACACTTCAATCTCATGAAGTACAAGGTTGGCTAAGAGTGCCTCAGCCTTTTTTAGACGTGAATGTTGATAACATTAATGGCGAGCCTTTTTATCAACGTATTACCGCAAATCAACTTGAATGGTTAAAACAAAGCGAATTATTAATTGTCTGCTTAAAATCTTGGCAAGTATCAGATGCGGTTAATGCGCTACTACCTTATCTTTCTGCACAGTGCCCTATTTTACTAATTCATAATGGTATGGGTACTGCTGATGAATTAACCGCAACCAAACACCCTGTTATCAGACCTATTTTACAAGGCATTATTACTCATGGTGCTTACCAACAAGGCCAAGATGTTATTCATACAGCAACTGGAATAACACATATAGGTCCATTAAATCATGCAGCCCAACAATACAGTTATTTAGCAGAAATCTTGCATCATGCCTTACCTGACGTCGCTTGGCATAATGATATCCATACGATTAGTTGGTTAAAACTTGCAGTTAATTGCGTTATTAACCCTCTTACCGTTTACTATCAATGCCGTAATGGGGATTTATTGCGTTATCCTGAACATATTCAAAAAATATGCGATGAAGTTTATTTAGTAATGGAGCGTGAAGGAGTTGTACCAACGTCTCAAGCCCATCTTCATGGCTATATTATTGATACGATAGAACAAACAGCAAATAATTATTCGTCTATGTATCAAGATGTGAGATATCAACGCCATACAGAGATTGACTATATTACTGGTTATTTATTACGTCGAGCTTCAGAGCAAGGGCTTGTATTACCCGAAAATAACCGCCTTTTTCAATTTATTAAACAACAGGAAGGCAATTATGACCATATCAGCGCTCATCTGCCTAGCTAA
- a CDS encoding type II toxin-antitoxin system YafO family toxin, translating to MIQISIHPDIEYKAIANEYALLLKLWKKEKILSNYLGADGRWESNAKLCQSLISKIHIRMPIEPECNKRTPQIQRKSNHYLVYCQHWLNPDRYQIIAIMSPNAHEIAKTSFLAVLEKELKNFKVSFNKSLSTTN from the coding sequence ATGATTCAAATATCAATACATCCTGATATTGAATATAAAGCTATCGCTAATGAGTATGCTCTCTTATTAAAGCTCTGGAAAAAAGAGAAAATATTATCTAATTATTTAGGTGCTGATGGTCGATGGGAAAGTAATGCTAAATTATGTCAATCTCTCATTTCTAAAATACATATTAGAATGCCAATTGAGCCTGAATGTAATAAAAGAACACCACAAATACAAAGAAAATCTAATCATTACTTAGTTTACTGCCAGCATTGGCTCAACCCTGACAGATATCAAATTATTGCTATTATGTCACCGAATGCCCATGAAATAGCAAAAACATCATTTTTAGCTGTGCTAGAAAAAGAGCTGAAGAATTTCAAAGTCTCTTTTAATAAATCATTATCAACAACCAATTAA
- a CDS encoding YajQ family cyclic di-GMP-binding protein: MPSFDIVSEVDLHEVRNAVENAQRELTTRWDFRNVEASFELNEKAESVKTTSVSEFQVQQLLDILREKMAKRGIDGAVLNIPEEMTHSGKMYSVEATLKQGIDTALAKKIVKLIKDSKLKVQAQIQGEQVRVTGKSRDDLQAVMKLVREGELGQPFQFNNFRD; encoded by the coding sequence ATGCCATCTTTTGATATCGTATCTGAAGTTGACTTACATGAAGTGCGTAACGCGGTAGAAAACGCACAACGTGAACTGACTACTCGCTGGGATTTTCGTAACGTTGAAGCAAGCTTTGAATTAAACGAAAAAGCAGAGTCAGTGAAAACGACTAGTGTATCTGAATTTCAGGTTCAACAATTATTAGATATTCTGCGTGAGAAAATGGCAAAAAGAGGGATTGATGGTGCGGTATTAAATATCCCTGAAGAGATGACTCACAGCGGAAAAATGTACAGCGTAGAAGCTACCTTAAAGCAAGGTATTGATACAGCCTTAGCGAAAAAAATTGTTAAGCTGATCAAAGACAGTAAATTGAAAGTTCAGGCCCAAATTCAAGGCGAGCAAGTTCGTGTTACAGGTAAATCGCGTGATGACTTACAAGCTGTGATGAAATTAGTAAGAGAAGGCGAGCTAGGGCAGCCATTCCAATTTAACAATTTCCGTGACTAA
- a CDS encoding cytochrome o ubiquinol oxidase subunit IV encodes MSHPNTSPSGASHGSMKSYLIGFILSVILTVIPFWMVMEGTATPATILWTVVGMAVVQIVVHLVCFLHMNTSSEERWNVVAFLFTLLIIGIVVVGSLWIMYNLNINMMMD; translated from the coding sequence ATGAGTCATCCAAATACTTCTCCTTCAGGCGCAAGCCACGGCAGCATGAAGTCTTATCTGATTGGCTTTATTCTGTCTGTTATCCTCACCGTTATTCCATTTTGGATGGTGATGGAAGGAACAGCGACACCAGCAACAATTCTATGGACTGTTGTCGGTATGGCAGTTGTGCAAATTGTGGTTCACTTAGTCTGCTTCTTGCATATGAATACGTCATCAGAAGAGCGCTGGAACGTCGTCGCATTCCTGTTCACACTGCTTATTATCGGCATTGTTGTCGTAGGCTCGTTGTGGATTATGTACAACCTGAACATCAATATGATGATGGATTAA
- the cyoE gene encoding heme o synthase, with translation MIKQYLQVTKPGIIFGNLISVIGGFLLASKGEIDYSLFFATLLGVSLVVASGCVFNNYIDRDIDRIMERTKNRPLVKGLIDPQVSLIYASVLGIAGVVLLYVAANPLAMFIAVFGFIIYVGVYSLYMKRKSVYGTLIGSLSGSAPPVIGYCAVSGEFDAGAAILLLIFSLWQMPHSYAIAIFRFKDYQAANIPVLPVIKGISVAKRHIILYILAFMIATLMLTLVGYAGYKYLIVASAVSIWWLGMALSGYKATNDIVWARKLFIFSIVAITSLSVMMSVDPTSSTEAVLAYLR, from the coding sequence ATGATTAAGCAATACCTACAAGTCACCAAACCAGGAATTATTTTCGGAAATTTAATTTCTGTAATAGGTGGTTTTCTGCTCGCTTCTAAAGGTGAGATTGATTACTCCCTATTTTTCGCGACGCTACTTGGGGTGTCTCTGGTCGTTGCTTCTGGTTGTGTTTTTAACAACTACATTGACCGTGATATTGACCGTATCATGGAAAGAACGAAGAACCGCCCATTAGTTAAAGGATTAATTGACCCTCAAGTTAGCCTGATATATGCCTCAGTATTAGGTATTGCAGGTGTTGTGCTGCTCTATGTAGCAGCCAACCCACTTGCAATGTTTATCGCTGTATTCGGTTTTATTATTTATGTTGGGGTTTATAGCCTCTATATGAAGCGTAAGTCTGTTTATGGCACACTGATTGGTAGCTTATCTGGCTCTGCACCTCCTGTTATCGGTTATTGTGCCGTTAGCGGTGAATTTGATGCAGGCGCGGCAATCCTATTACTTATCTTTAGTTTGTGGCAAATGCCTCACTCTTATGCCATTGCTATTTTCCGTTTTAAAGACTACCAAGCTGCAAATATCCCGGTATTGCCTGTAATTAAAGGGATCTCAGTCGCTAAACGTCATATTATTCTTTATATTCTGGCGTTTATGATTGCAACCTTAATGCTGACATTAGTGGGTTATGCAGGCTATAAATATCTGATTGTGGCTTCAGCCGTCAGTATTTGGTGGTTAGGCATGGCTTTATCGGGTTATAAAGCAACCAATGATATTGTGTGGGCACGAAAATTATTTATTTTCTCTATTGTCGCAATCACTTCATTAAGCGTAATGATGTCTGTTGATCCAACTAGCTCAACAGAAGCGGTTCTTGCGTATCTAAGATAA
- the yajL gene encoding protein deglycase YajL, whose translation MTISALICLANGSEETEVVTTADLLVRAGINVVLASAEDDVDDLVITCSRGIKIVADAPLVRVVDHHYDVIILPGGLQGTETLRDSPLVVEKVRRMHSENKLVAAICAAPAIILESHNIFPIGNMTGFPALKDKISPKKWVDYRVYFDERVNLITSQAPATSIDFALKIIERLKGKEAAADVAKQLVLPPGIYNYQDEFTGFGDR comes from the coding sequence ATGACCATATCAGCGCTCATCTGCCTAGCTAATGGAAGTGAAGAAACCGAAGTCGTTACCACCGCAGATTTGCTGGTAAGAGCCGGTATTAATGTTGTGCTTGCAAGTGCAGAAGATGATGTTGATGATCTTGTTATCACTTGTTCTCGTGGTATTAAAATTGTAGCTGATGCACCTTTAGTTCGTGTCGTTGATCATCACTACGACGTTATTATTCTACCGGGTGGTTTACAAGGTACTGAAACCTTAAGAGACAGCCCTTTAGTGGTTGAGAAAGTGCGCCGTATGCACAGTGAGAATAAACTTGTCGCAGCCATCTGTGCAGCACCAGCCATTATTCTTGAGTCTCACAATATTTTCCCCATTGGCAATATGACGGGTTTTCCTGCATTAAAAGATAAAATATCACCGAAAAAATGGGTTGATTATCGAGTCTATTTTGATGAAAGAGTTAACTTAATTACTAGCCAAGCGCCTGCAACATCTATTGATTTTGCACTAAAAATTATCGAACGTTTAAAAGGTAAAGAAGCTGCCGCAGATGTTGCTAAACAACTTGTATTGCCACCCGGTATTTATAATTACCAAGATGAATTTACAGGGTTTGGGGATAGGTAA